From the Scylla paramamosain isolate STU-SP2022 unplaced genomic scaffold, ASM3559412v1 Contig44, whole genome shotgun sequence genome, one window contains:
- the LOC135098082 gene encoding uncharacterized protein LOC135098082, with protein sequence MPKHSAAACHTQVCMTACVVTWWCLWLTVAGMEVWGGGEDGERGGREERSLQQIPLGTSGFPLPVDIDPILSGPREQINQVTSFIDGSVIYGSSKEESDELRAFSGGLLKVQRGPANTQILTADTNQIDCKTSGRFKARSRKTRAADGQLKDIESGSPNNVLDLMEVLPNTDVSDITEIPSVFERDDQTLPCNHTLRFRTATGWCNNLNFPSFGKSFRAKSRLLRPSYEDGECLSVCMSVYVCIYMSV encoded by the exons aGTGTGTATGACAGCCTGTGTGGTGACATGGTGGTGTCTGTGGCTGACTGTGGCAGGCATGGAggtctggggaggaggagaggatggggaaagaggaggaagagaggagaggtccCTTCAGCAAATCCCCTTAGGAACCTCAGGATTTCCCTTACCTGTGGATATTGACCCCATTCTTTCAG GCCCCAGAGAACAGATCAACCAAGTGACATCCTTCATTGATGGGTCGGTGATCTACGGgtccagcaaggaggagagtgacgagCTGCGTGCCTTCTCTGGCGGCCTCCTCAAGGTGCAGCGCGGCCCGGCAAACACCCAGATCCTCACGGCCGACACCAACCagattgactgcaagacctcaggaagattcaa AGCCAGGTCACGCAAGACTCGGGCAGCAGACGGCCAGCTCAAAGACATCGAGTCAGGTTCCCCAAACAACGTACTGGATTTGATGGAGGTTCTGCCTAACACTGACGTCAGCGATATTACGGAAATTCCTAGCGTGTTTGAGCGTGACGACCAGACACTGCCCTGCAACCACACTTTGCGTTTCCGCACAGCTACAGGGTGGTGCAATAATCTTAACTTCCCGTCCTTCGGCAAGTCGTTCAGGGCAAAAAGTCGACTCCTACGTCCTTCTTATGAGGAcggtgagtgtctgtctgtctgtatgtctgtgtatgtgtgtatatatat GTCTGTCTAA
- the LOC135098074 gene encoding putative nuclease HARBI1, which translates to MQQCSSDDFGTSQATISRVITQTIDALSEPDIVTQFVKFPLTRQEVQVKQEEFMEDYRFPGVVGTIDGTHIRIVAPSVDEHLYVNRKRYHSINVQIVFDAKYRILDVLARWPGSVHDARILDESGLKALFEQNYVPAGCYLLGDSGYPCKEWLLTPYLNPLAGVQTNYNTAHKRTRCVVERGIGQLKRRFHVLHGEVRLSPEKTCKIVYVCALLHNMCKQFNIPVPINEEDEVFHDAAEGDVGADEEEPGEAEIPPNPGRPAGRNGHPFRDYIANLHFSRPVAE; encoded by the exons ATGCAGCAGTGCAGCAGTGACGACTTTGGGACCTCACAAGCAACAATCAGCCGTGTCATTACTCAGACAATTGATGCACTGTCAGAACCAGACATTGTAACTCAATTTGTAAAATTCCCATTGACTCGCCAAGAAGTTCAAGTGAAACAAGAAGAGTTCATGGAAGACTATAGGTTTCCCGGTGTTGTGGGTACCATAGATGGCACACACATTAGAATTGTGGCTCCCAGTGTCGATGAACatttatatgtaaatagaaAACGATACCACAGCATCAATGTGCAAATCGTATTCGATGCCAAGTACAGGATACTTGATGTCTTGGCACGGTGGCCTGGTTCAGTACATGATGCCAGGATATTGGACGAGTCTGGCTTGAAGGCACTTTTTGAACAAAATTATGTCCCAGCTGGATGCTACCTTCTAGGAGACAGTGGTTATCCTTGCAAGGAGTGGTTGCTGACGCCTTATCTAAACCCTCTGGCTGGCGTTCAGACAAACTATAACAC AGCACACAAGAGGACACGTTGTGTTGTAGAGCGGGGGATTGGCCAGCTCAAGCGACGGTTCCATGTACTTCATGGTGAAGTGCGATTGTCCCCAGAGAAGACATGCAAAATCGTCTATGTCTGTGCTCTGCTTCACAACATGTGCAAGCAATTTAACATTCCAGTGCCTATCAACGAGGAAGATGAAGTGTTCCACGATGCAGCTGAAGGGGACGTAGGTGCAGATGAAGAAGAGCCAGGTGAAGCAGAGATACCTCCTAATCCTGGTAGACCAGCTGGCCGTAATGGACATCCATTTCGAGATTATATTGCCAATCTTCATTTCAG CAGACCAGTGGCTGAGTGA